Proteins found in one Kwoniella shivajii chromosome 4, complete sequence genomic segment:
- a CDS encoding tRNA pseudouridine(38-40) synthase, whose protein sequence is MAHLASLSKEELIARIEFLESAAKVKSPTTTTTTNEPADITGNTVKPDAGPSTSTSTNGNQNEYRVVLDENGKPLRKHARKQLRKSEKPFEYHSHPTRHIALMISYHGWPYCGLALQPPLPGMPNVQTVESELLKALEKTRLIEGGKGLEGCNYGRCGRTDRGVSGHGQVVNLWVRSNRKLDDQGEKLNEIGWKLPQNPLPPKPPNVNMEQDEQTQQGQGERQGEQEAKSKKNKKNVQVIPKSDPLEYPYPKILNSVLPPSIRVIAWTPLNSEFDSRFSCLFRHYKYVFHLKPTPTSEPLDLDLMKLGAERLIGENDHRNFCKLDGSKQINNHKRTVLKAYFEGIDKENDKYVFNLIGTAFLWHQVRHIIAVLFLIGSGLEKPELISDLLNVEKYPSKPIYTMGDPLPLTLHECGYKQYPEDDTENLLLDWRFGGYDGPWNSLGQERKDELYHLAMGGREGFERQLMTATQQAEIKAWQVGGSLRKIRELLGPVKKDREDQIIHSVGGGEVSIGLNYKQLSERLRGETPEEVNRKWRELKGRPGGKSKKNAMDVDGDVDESGGGDE, encoded by the coding sequence ATGGCTCATCTAGCTTCCCTATCGAAAGAAGAGCTGATCGCTCGAATCGAATTTCTCGAATCTGCAGCCAAAGTCAAATCGCCCACtaccacaaccacaaccaaCGAGCCTGCCGATATTACTGGCAATACAGTCAAGCCAGATGCAGgaccttcaacatcaacatctacCAATGGGAACCAGAATGAATATCGTGTAGTTTTGGACGAAAATGGTAAACCACTTCGAAAACATGCTAGAAAACAATTAAGGAAATCTGAAAAACCATTTGAATATCATTCGCATCCCACTCGACATATAGCGTTAATGATCTCATATCATGGATGGCCATATTGTGGATTGGCTTTACAGCCACCTTTACCGGGTATGCCAAATGTCCAAActgttgaaagtgaattACTGAAAGCATTGGAAAAAACAAGATTGatagaaggaggaaaaggtTTGGAAGGTTGCAATTATGGTAGATGTGGTAGAACAGATAGAGGTGTAAGTGGACATGGACAAGTCGTCAATCTATGGGTTAGAAGTAATAGAAAAttagatgatcaaggtgaaaaacTGAATGAAATAGGTTGGAAATTACCTCAAAATCCTTTACCACCGAAACCCCCTAACGTTAACATggaacaagatgaacagaCCCAACAAGGACAAGGGGAACGACAAGGTGAACAAGAAgcgaaatcaaagaaaaacaagaaaaatGTACAAGTCATTCCAAAATCAGATCCACTCGAATATCCTTATCCGAAAATATTAAATTCAGTACTACCTCCTTCCATCAGAGTAATAGCTTGGACACCTTTAAATTCAGAATTTGATTCTAGATTTTCATGTTTATTCAGACATTACAAATATGTTTTCCACTTAAAACCCACACCCACTTCTGAACCactggatctggatctgatgAAATTGGGTGCAGAGAGGTTAATAGGTGAAAATGATCATCGAAATTTTTGTAAATTAGATGGATCAAAACAGATTAATAATCATAAAAGGACAGTTCTTAAAGCATATTTCGAAGGAATCGATAAAGAAAACGACAAATACGTTTTCAATTTGATTGGAACTGCTTTTTTATGGCATCAAGTTAGACATATTATAGCTGTTTTGTTCTTGATCGGAAGTGGATTAGAGAAACCCGAATTAATCAGTGATTTGTTAAACGTTGAGAAATATCCTTCAAAACCAATCTACACAATGGGTGATCCATTGCCCCTAACTCTGCATGAATGCGGTTATAAACAGtatccagaagatgatactgaAAATTTGTTATTGGATTGGAGGTTCGGCGGATACGATGGGCCATGGAATAGTTTAGGACAAGaacgaaaagatgaattataTCATTTGGCAatgggtggaagagaaggcTTTGAAAGGCAATTAATGACTGCCACGCAACAAGCTGAAATTAAAGCTTGGCAAGTCGGTGGATCTCTAAGAAAGATAAGGGAATTATTGGGACCTGTCAAAAAAGacagagaagatcaaataaTCCATTCtgtaggtggtggtgaagtgTCAATCGGATTGAACTATAAACAATTATCAGAAAGGTTACGAGGTGAAACTCCAGAAGAAGTTAATAGGAAATGGCGAGAACTGAAGGGCAGACCAGGAGGAAAAAGTAAAAAGAATGCTATGGATGTGGATGGAGATGTAGATGAGAGCGGCGGCGGTGATGAGTAG
- a CDS encoding long-chain 3-oxoacyl-CoA reductase, which produces MVADTIHVHSHLAGYPTYHIFGHDIVLDVPISALILSTIGAVFLLRYTLSVFRLILELAVLPGKNVKRYQSRNGKTWALVTGCTSGIGLEFARQLAKKRFNVILIGRRKNALDEVSQELESKYGVETKSFIVDVSTPGSSRDEALSQIELFAKSNDLGVLINNVGASHAMPVAFAETERSEMNSIIETNINWTLLLTRAVIPSMIARSSKRGSPKSLIMSIGSLSGRIPSPLLATYSGTKAALSTWTKALAEEVKEKGVEVELVQAAFVVSNMSKIRRSSALVPTPANFVRSVLSSFGLPRGAQGRPYERTPFWTHAFLDYVVGFAGYLSEVTGIKVINSMHKDIRKRALRKAEREKGGKKE; this is translated from the exons ATGGTAGCGGATACCATCCACGTTCACTCCCATCTGGCCGGTTATCCTACATACCATATATTTGGGCATGACATTG TCCTCGACGTTCCTatctcagctttgatactTTCCACCATTGGAGCTGTTTTTCTCCTTCGATACACACTCTCTGTGTTCAGACTCATCTTAGAGCTTGCTGTACTTCCAGGCAAAAAC GTCAAGAGATATCAATCTCGAAATGGTAAAACCTGGGCACTGGTCACAGGCTGTACATCTGGTATCGGACTAGAGTTCGCTCGTCAATTAGCTAAAAAAAGGTTCAATGTCATTCtcattggaagaaggaagaatgcATTGGATGAGGTTTCTCAGGAACTCG AGAGTAAATATGGTGTTGAGACCAAGTCTTTCATTGTGGACGTTTCTACTCCTGGATCATCAAGAGATGAAGCTCTTTCTCAAATTGAACTTTTCGCTAAATCCAATGACCTAGGTGTTCTAA TCAACAATGTCGGTGCTTCTCATGCTATGCCCGTCGCATTTGCCGAGACTGAGCGAAGTGAGATGAACAGTATCATCGAGACT AATATCAACTGGACTTTGTTACTCACCAGAGCGGTCATCCCATCGATGATAGCACGTTCATCCAAAAGAGGTTCACCCAAATCACTCATCATGAGTATCGGTTCTTTATCAGGTAGAATCCCTTCACCTCTATTAGCTACGTATTCAGGTACAAAAGCAGCTTTATCAACTTGGACCAAAGCACTTgctgaagaagtgaaagagaaaggtgtGGAAGTTGAATTGGTTCAAGCTGCGTTCGTG GTCTCAAACATGTCcaagatcagaagatcatCCGCTCTAGTACCTACGCCAGCGAACTTTGTTCGATCGGTCTTATCTTCATTCGGTTTACCAAGAGGAGCTCAAGGAAGACCATACGAGCGAACTCCATTCTGGACTCATGCATTCTTGGATTACGTGGTTGGTTTCGCGGGTTACCTCAGTGAAGTCACCGGGATCAAGGTTATTAATAGTATGCATAAGGATATCAGAAAGAGGGCTTTGAGAAAGGCTGAAAGGGAGAAGGGCGGCAAAAAGGAGTAA
- a CDS encoding multifunctional tryptophan biosynthesis protein, translating to MGVTLLIDNYDSFTWNVYADIAVLGGNPVVVRNDKITLDQIEEMFNSGELERIVISPGPGHPRTDSGISRDAIKWGIGKLPILGVCMGLECIVDLLGGDIAYAGELKHGKTSLVEHDSIGIFHDLPPLLSSVRYHSLSAQVKSIPPILQVSSTTHESGVIMGVRHREATVEAVQYHPESCVSVGGKGLMANFLKLKGGKWGGENAWCGVQPSSSSSSTSSSSQQDGKVISLEKGKGHDELPKTNGHTEPTSSTTSLPTILNKIHAQRLLDVEASSSTLATTPDSIKKSLSLHTCPPLISFVDRINSTPHTAIMAEIKRASPSKGDIAPTASAPTQALKYALAGASVISVLTEPQWFKGSLVDMLAVRNAVDSLPNRPAILRKDFILSKYMIDEARLYGADTVLLIVAMLEPQQLKELYDYSVSIGMEPLVEVNNPDELSLALEIGSKVIGVNNRNLHDFNVDMSTTSRVNAALNGRQVILCALSGISTPEDVDKYVQEGVRAVLVGEALMRAKDTTGFLRSLIQLPKPEIQQLDKPLVKICGIRSVEDAEIAIEAGADLLGVILVAKAKRRISYDIARDISSLVRQARSKSSRKPMNQSSSSTIPWFTHHTNQLSSRKKPLLVGVFQNQPLDEILEAVEEIGLDIVQLHGDEPQGWSKFIPVPVIKVFRVSPNSQIRGGEITRPGENQFILLDAGSESGGNGGGEGKSFPWNHAKEIIEKGEVGSGGEGGFELPVILAGGLTPQNVDKAIQQAGKGVRVVDVSSGIENDNGIGKDQSKVEAFIKAVRG from the exons ATGGGAGTCACTCTACTCATCGACAATTATGACTCATTCACCTGGAATGTTTATGCGGACATAGCAGTTTTAGGGGGCAATCCTGTAGTAGTGAGAAATGATAAGATCACATTAGATCAGATCGAG GAAATGTTCAACTCCGGTGAATTGGAACGAATAGTGATTTCTCCTGGACCAGGACATCCTCGTACGGATAGTGGTATTTCAAGAGATGCTATCAAATGGGGTATAGGTAAATTACCTATTTTAGGTGTATGTATGGGATTAGAATGTATCGTTGATTTGTTAGGTGGcgat ATCGCATATGCTGGTGAACTCAAACATGGTAAAACATCATTAGTCGAACATGATTCAATTGGTATCTTCCATGATCTACCACCTTTACTATCATCCGTCCGATATCATTCGTTATCAGCACAAGTGAAAAGTATACCTCCTATATTGCAAGTCAGTTCGACAACTCATGAATCTGGTGTTATAATGGGTGTTAGACATAGGGAAGCAACTGTTGAAGCTGTACAATATCATCCTGAAAGTTGTGTCTCAGTAGGTGGTAAAGGTTTAATGGCAAATTTCTTGAAATTAAAAGGCGGTAAATGGGGTGGTGAAAATGCTTGGTGTGGTGttcaaccttcatcttcatcttcatcaacatcatcttcatcgcaACAAGATGGAAAAGTTATCTCACtagaaaaagggaaaggacaTGATGAACTGCCTAAAACCAATGGTCACACAgaaccaacttcttcaaccacaTCGTTACCTACTATCTTGAACAAAATACACGCACAAAGATTACTCGACGTAGAAGCTTCGTCTTCGACATTAGCAACTACACCTGACAGTATCAAAAAATCCTTATCCCTGCACACATGTCCCCCATTAATATCATTTGTGGATAGAATCAATTCAACGCCTCATACTGCTATTATGgctgaaatcaaaagagcttcaccatcaaaaggCGATATAGCTCCTACGGCCTCCGCGCCTACTCAAGCTTTGAAATATGCTTTAGCTGGAGCTTCAGTCATATCAGTTTTGACTGAACCTCAATGGTTCAAAGGATCTTTAGTCGATATGTTAGCAGTTAGAAACGCCGTTGACTCGTTACCAAATCGACCCGCAATATTGAGGAAGGATTTCATTTTATCAAAATATATGATCGATGAAGCAAGATTATATGGTGCCGATACAGTCTTACTTATCGTGGCAATGCTTGAACCTCaacaattgaaagaattatACGACTATTCGGTATCGATAGGAATGGAACCTTTAGTTGAAGTGAATAATCCAGATGAACTATCACTTGCACTAGAAATCGGATCAAAAGTGATTGGTGTAAATAATAGGAATCTGCATGATTTCAACGTTGACATGTCAACTACATCAAGAGTCAACGCAGCTTTGAATGGAAGACAAGTCATTCTGTGTGCTTTAAGTGGTATCTCAACGCCTGAAGATGTAGATAAATACGTTCAAGAAGGTGTTAGAGCTGTCCTGGTTGGTGAAGCGCTTATGAGAGCTAAAGATACAACCGGATTCTTGAGATCTCTCATACAATTACCAAAACCTGAAATTCAACAATTGGATAAACCATTAGTCAAGATATGTGGTATAAGATCggttgaagatgctgaaatCGCAATAGAAGCTGGAGCGGATCTATTAGGTGTCATCTTGGTCGCAAAAGCTAAGCGAAGAATCTCATATGATATCGCAAGGGATATTTCATCCTTAGTCAGACAAGCGAGATCTAAATCAAGTCGAAAACCAATGAatcaatcctcttcatcgacTATACCTTGGTTCACGCACCATACAAACCAATTGTCATCACGTAAGAAACCATTATTAGTAGGTGTATTCCAGAATCAACCGTTAGATGAAATATTAGAAGCTGTAGAAGAGATTGGTCTTGACATAGTACAATTGCATGGTGATGAACCTCAAGGATGGAGTAAATTCATTCCTGTGCCTGTCATCAAAGTATTTAGGGTATCACCAAATAGTCAGATTCGAGGAGGTGAAATAACAAGACCAGGTGAAAATCAATTTATCTTGTTGGACGcaggaagtgaaagtggtgGTAATGGCGGAGGAGAGGGTAAATCATTCCCATGGAACCATGCTAAAGAGATAAtagaaaaaggtgaagttggttctggaggtgaaggtggatttgaattACCAGTTATATTAGCTGGTGGTTTGACACCTCAAAACGTTGATAAAGCAATTCaacaagctggaaaaggtGTAAGAGTTGTCGATGTCAGTTCAGGTATAGAAAACGATAATGGAATagggaaagatcaatcaaaagtTGAAGCTTTCATCAAAGCTGTTAGAGGGTGA